Proteins from a genomic interval of Papaver somniferum cultivar HN1 chromosome 4, ASM357369v1, whole genome shotgun sequence:
- the LOC113272476 gene encoding uncharacterized protein LOC113272476 yields the protein MNRSENFSICYDGASRGNPRDAGYGYICRNWDEEYMYAMSGGLGIATNYMAEIVAVLCAGEWAVSNNFIKVWFQTDSQSVMKAFQTDSVPWWSITRWNKIKSSLQDWHFSHGYTEINFSADSMAKRGVNLTKGEKRSYTSRPEFLSSLEIPDKAYFRTC from the coding sequence ATGAATAGATCTGAAAATTTTTCGATATGTTATGATGGTGCTTCAAGAGGTAATCCAAGAGATGCAGGGTATGGATATATATGCAGGAATTGGGATGAAGAGTATATGTATGCAATGTCTGGTGGTTTAGGGATAGCCACTAACTATATGGCAGAAATTGTTGCAGTTTTATGTGCAGGAGAGTGGGCAGTTTCTAATAACTTCATTAAAGTTTGGTTTCAAACTGATTCCCAATCTGTAATGAAAGCATTTCAAACAGATTCAGTTCCATGGTGGAGCATAACAAGATGGAACAAGATTAAAAGTTCTCTTCAAGACTGGCATTTTTCTCATGGTTATACGGAGATAAACTTCTCAGCAGACTCCATGGCAAAGAGGGGAGTCAATCTGACAAAGGGAGAAAAAAGAAGCTACACTTCAAGACCTGAATTTTTAAGCTCACTGGAAATCCCAGACAAAGCTTACTTCAGAACTTGTTAA